One genomic region from Reichenbachiella ulvae encodes:
- the def gene encoding peptide deformylase, which yields MIYPIVVYGDPVLKKEAEDIEEGSIDVKKLAEDMFETMKHASGIGLAAPQIGKSIRMFVVDGSPLEDEEDMEDFKKVFINPEIIWEEGEEWAFTEGCLSIPGIREDISRPERLRINYLDENFKEHEEEFDGMKARIIQHEYDHIEGILFTDHLTPLKKRLLKGKLANISKGKCDADYKIKIPKKK from the coding sequence ATGATTTACCCCATAGTAGTGTACGGTGACCCAGTATTAAAGAAAGAAGCTGAGGACATCGAAGAAGGAAGCATAGATGTAAAGAAACTAGCCGAGGACATGTTTGAAACCATGAAACATGCCAGCGGGATCGGATTGGCAGCCCCTCAGATCGGCAAGTCCATCCGTATGTTCGTAGTAGATGGCAGTCCGCTAGAAGATGAAGAGGACATGGAGGATTTCAAAAAAGTATTCATCAATCCGGAGATCATCTGGGAAGAAGGCGAAGAATGGGCTTTTACCGAAGGCTGTCTCAGCATCCCCGGTATTCGCGAAGATATCAGTAGACCAGAGCGCCTCCGCATCAACTATCTGGACGAAAACTTCAAAGAGCACGAAGAAGAATTTGACGGGATGAAAGCTCGTATCATTCAGCACGAGTATGACCACATCGAGGGCATCCTTTTTACCGATCACCTGACGCCACTGAAAAAGCGACTGCTGAAAGGCAAGCTCGCCAATATCAGCAAAGGCAAGTGTGACGCAGACTACAAAATAAAAATCCCGAAGAAGAAATAA
- a CDS encoding amidohydrolase: MQDLKIAIIQSELYWENIDGNLAMFEEKVWGISEAVDLILLPEMFNTGFTMNPQPLAEVPGLKTQKWMLQMASQTKALVGGSYMVRQGENFYNRFVFAFPDGKMQHYDKRHLFSLAKEENYFNAGQKRLIVEYKGWKICPMVCYDLRFPVWARNQINDGACDYDLLIYAANWPEARIQAWDTLLQARAIENQAYVAGINRVGKDGNDYPYVGHSAIYDYAGTTMQFLGDEEDVIIQSINKEALEQFRERFAFLQDGDQFDIQ, translated from the coding sequence ATGCAGGACCTCAAGATAGCCATCATACAATCCGAACTCTATTGGGAAAATATCGATGGCAATCTGGCCATGTTTGAAGAAAAGGTCTGGGGCATATCAGAGGCAGTGGACTTGATCCTGCTGCCTGAGATGTTCAATACCGGCTTTACCATGAATCCCCAGCCTCTGGCTGAGGTGCCTGGTCTCAAAACGCAAAAATGGATGCTGCAAATGGCCTCTCAGACCAAAGCTCTGGTAGGAGGCAGCTACATGGTGCGTCAGGGAGAAAACTTCTACAACCGATTTGTTTTTGCCTTTCCTGATGGGAAGATGCAGCACTATGACAAGCGCCACCTCTTCTCACTGGCCAAGGAAGAAAACTACTTTAACGCAGGACAAAAACGACTGATCGTCGAGTACAAGGGTTGGAAGATCTGCCCTATGGTGTGCTACGATCTACGCTTCCCTGTTTGGGCAAGAAATCAAATCAACGATGGAGCCTGCGACTATGACCTGCTGATCTATGCGGCCAACTGGCCCGAAGCAAGAATTCAGGCCTGGGATACCCTACTACAAGCCAGAGCCATAGAAAACCAGGCCTATGTCGCCGGTATCAATCGCGTCGGCAAAGATGGCAATGACTACCCTTATGTCGGTCACAGTGCCATCTACGACTATGCAGGCACTACGATGCAATTCCTTGGCGATGAAGAAGATGTCATCATCCAAAGCATCAACAAAGAAGCCCTGGAGCAATTCCGCGAGCGCTTTGCATTTTTGCAGGATGGGGATCAGTTTGATATACAGTGA
- a CDS encoding SIMPL domain-containing protein, whose product MKSYLVLILFAFYSLHAFSQEGSKNFIDQNYIEVIGMAEKEIMPNEIYLKVVISEKDNKAKESLEQLESKMINKLEGIGLDIEKQLSIQDLGSNFQFYFLLKTDIFSTREYEILVYDAHSAAKVIVGLEEVGISNISISKMDHNDLESITMDLKQEAILNAKKKADKLSQALGQKAGRAIYIFEMDEADLSQVLSGRVAGLRIRGASSIYGSSAPKAANVNFDKIKIKSKIQVRFILE is encoded by the coding sequence ATGAAGTCCTACCTAGTGCTTATCCTTTTTGCCTTTTATTCCCTCCATGCCTTCTCACAAGAGGGAAGCAAGAACTTTATAGATCAGAACTATATAGAAGTGATTGGCATGGCTGAAAAAGAAATCATGCCGAATGAAATCTATCTAAAAGTCGTGATCAGCGAAAAAGACAATAAGGCGAAAGAGTCACTGGAACAGCTAGAGTCTAAAATGATAAATAAACTAGAAGGCATTGGGCTCGATATCGAGAAACAACTTTCAATCCAAGACCTTGGTAGCAACTTTCAGTTCTACTTCCTTCTAAAAACTGACATTTTCTCAACGAGGGAATATGAGATTTTGGTCTATGATGCCCATAGTGCTGCTAAGGTGATCGTAGGGTTGGAGGAAGTAGGCATCTCCAATATCTCGATCAGCAAAATGGATCACAACGATCTGGAATCGATCACAATGGACCTCAAACAAGAAGCCATCCTCAACGCAAAAAAGAAAGCAGACAAACTGAGCCAGGCACTAGGGCAGAAAGCAGGCAGAGCCATCTATATTTTTGAAATGGACGAAGCGGATCTCTCCCAAGTCCTAAGTGGACGGGTAGCTGGTCTGAGAATCAGAGGAGCCTCCTCCATCTATGGCAGCAGCGCACCCAAGGCAGCCAATGTGAATTTTGACAAAATCAAAATCAAATCGAAAATCCAGGTTCGATTTATTCTAGAATAA
- a CDS encoding peptidylprolyl isomerase, which produces MNLRHIKAFLLLILLSCSVAQAQDENKGVVIDKIVAKVDDYIVLKSELENAYLQFMARGEITQGDVKCQILENLVINKLMVAKAEIDSVEVLDVQVEQNLDQRMNYFVQQFGSEEKLEEYYDKTMEEFREELFDQIKEQMIVQKMQGIISDEVSITPAEVKKFFAKIPQDSLPYFSTEVTIGHIAKIPEPNDKVKDQVRLELLDIKDRIEAGIDFGVLAQKYSMDPGSARQGGELGFFNRGELAPEYEATALGLKPGEISDPVETQFGFHIIQLIEKRGNRFNTRHILMMPRPTLSDIQETKDFLDSLRTGIIDDSLRFDILAKEHSDDKQTSGNGGFFSDATGAMRISVEELDPTMFFTIDTMKVGEISKPFEYKMPDGKDAVRIVYYKSKVPPHQANLLQDYQKIRSAALANKRNGIMSDWFDEAKGEVYINIEPEYDYCRIMSD; this is translated from the coding sequence ATGAATTTGAGACATATTAAAGCCTTTTTGCTACTGATATTGCTTAGTTGCAGTGTAGCTCAAGCGCAAGACGAAAATAAAGGCGTGGTGATCGATAAGATCGTCGCTAAAGTAGACGACTACATCGTACTGAAATCTGAATTGGAAAATGCCTATTTGCAATTCATGGCCAGAGGTGAAATCACTCAAGGGGATGTCAAATGCCAAATTCTGGAAAACCTGGTCATCAACAAGCTGATGGTAGCCAAGGCAGAAATCGATTCAGTAGAGGTACTGGATGTACAAGTCGAGCAAAATCTGGATCAACGTATGAACTACTTTGTTCAGCAATTTGGATCAGAGGAAAAACTGGAAGAGTACTATGACAAAACCATGGAGGAATTCCGTGAGGAGCTCTTCGACCAGATCAAAGAACAAATGATCGTGCAAAAAATGCAGGGCATCATCAGCGACGAAGTAAGTATTACCCCAGCAGAGGTTAAAAAATTCTTTGCGAAAATCCCTCAGGACAGTTTGCCCTACTTCTCGACTGAAGTAACCATTGGCCATATTGCCAAAATCCCTGAGCCGAATGACAAAGTGAAGGATCAGGTACGCCTGGAGCTACTAGATATCAAAGATCGCATCGAAGCGGGTATTGATTTTGGTGTCCTGGCTCAAAAGTATTCAATGGACCCAGGATCTGCTCGCCAGGGTGGAGAGCTAGGTTTCTTCAACCGTGGAGAGCTAGCACCAGAATATGAAGCTACCGCTCTTGGTCTTAAGCCGGGTGAAATTTCGGATCCAGTAGAAACCCAATTTGGTTTTCATATCATTCAATTGATCGAAAAACGTGGTAACCGTTTCAATACCCGACACATTTTGATGATGCCAAGACCTACTCTATCAGATATTCAAGAGACGAAAGACTTTTTGGACAGCCTAAGAACAGGAATAATTGACGACAGTCTTAGATTCGATATCCTTGCAAAAGAGCACTCGGATGACAAACAAACCAGCGGAAATGGCGGTTTCTTTAGTGATGCTACAGGGGCAATGCGCATCTCTGTAGAAGAACTGGACCCGACAATGTTCTTTACGATAGATACCATGAAGGTCGGCGAAATATCCAAACCTTTCGAATACAAGATGCCTGATGGAAAAGATGCCGTGAGAATTGTATATTACAAATCAAAAGTGCCTCCGCACCAAGCCAACCTGCTGCAGGACTATCAGAAGATCCGATCAGCAGCACTGGCCAACAAGCGGAATGGTATCATGTCCGATTGGTTCGATGAGGCCAAAGGCGAAGTGTATATTAACATAGAACCGGAATACGACTACTGTCGTATCATGTCAGATTAG
- a CDS encoding DUF4136 domain-containing protein → MKKRAILLGVMVVLFTSCSSLKIATDQKSGVDFSSFTTYALDIEYDGEQNEFFNEINIGRFEEAFTQGLTQRGLVEMEENPEVRIKVTGNMDVLKNYSTTQNSYGTMGRGRYYSGGVATSDTREYESLVGKLIVSIVDPETEELLWYSSISTGIADNPQSAQKSMSKLVDRLMVVFPIYPERSDDLIL, encoded by the coding sequence ATGAAAAAGAGGGCAATCTTATTAGGCGTGATGGTAGTTTTATTTACCTCATGTTCTAGTTTGAAAATCGCAACGGATCAGAAATCCGGAGTTGATTTCAGTTCATTTACTACTTACGCATTGGATATTGAGTATGATGGAGAACAAAACGAGTTCTTCAATGAAATAAACATTGGGAGATTTGAAGAGGCTTTTACCCAAGGGCTGACACAAAGAGGTTTAGTCGAAATGGAGGAGAACCCGGAGGTAAGGATAAAGGTCACAGGTAATATGGATGTTTTGAAGAACTATAGCACTACCCAAAACAGCTATGGAACCATGGGGCGTGGTAGGTACTACTCCGGTGGTGTAGCGACCAGCGATACTCGAGAATATGAATCCTTGGTGGGAAAGTTGATTGTATCGATAGTCGACCCAGAAACAGAGGAATTGTTGTGGTACTCTTCTATTTCAACTGGGATAGCTGATAATCCCCAATCTGCTCAAAAAAGCATGAGTAAATTGGTTGATAGATTGATGGTTGTATTTCCAATTTATCCCGAAAGGAGCGACGATTTGATTTTATAG
- a CDS encoding peptidyl-prolyl cis-trans isomerase gives MLKLSINIILVALLLSSCDKLYAPLETQEEVERKPIARVGDIYLYEEDVEGLTFSSKDSNDSAQIVQKYVESWIRKQLTIARASQEINFDEANIERKVLDYRYALMVHEYEKYYVNQRLKKDISEEEIKTYYNEKSENFVLRQNIIRCLFAVVPSEAPQIDNFRKLIRNYPNTDLEEIQSYCYRFAIQSSLETDMWLDFDEVIANTPFANIQDKVSFLKSNSFIENSDEQNYYFIRLLDYKISNQISPLEYIHDDIESILINKKKVELRRQLEEDLLETAKENNEFETY, from the coding sequence TTGTTAAAACTTTCGATTAATATCATTCTTGTAGCATTGCTATTATCCTCCTGTGACAAGCTCTATGCCCCATTAGAGACTCAGGAAGAAGTAGAAAGAAAACCTATTGCCAGGGTAGGTGACATCTATTTGTACGAAGAGGATGTCGAAGGCTTGACATTCTCCAGCAAGGACAGCAATGACAGTGCACAGATTGTTCAAAAGTATGTGGAGTCGTGGATCAGAAAACAGCTAACTATTGCCCGAGCGTCTCAGGAAATTAACTTCGATGAAGCCAACATCGAGAGAAAAGTACTGGACTATCGCTATGCCCTCATGGTGCACGAATATGAAAAGTACTATGTGAATCAAAGGCTGAAAAAAGACATCTCGGAAGAGGAAATCAAGACCTATTATAATGAAAAGTCAGAGAACTTCGTTTTGAGACAAAACATCATTCGCTGTTTGTTTGCTGTAGTGCCGTCAGAAGCCCCTCAAATCGACAACTTTAGAAAACTGATCCGCAACTATCCTAACACTGATTTAGAAGAAATCCAGTCTTACTGCTATCGCTTTGCCATCCAGTCTTCTTTAGAGACGGACATGTGGCTAGATTTTGACGAAGTGATCGCCAACACTCCCTTTGCCAATATTCAGGACAAGGTTTCCTTCCTGAAAAGCAATAGCTTTATCGAAAATTCGGACGAACAGAATTATTATTTCATCCGCCTGCTTGACTACAAAATTTCTAACCAAATTTCTCCATTGGAATACATCCATGACGATATAGAAAGCATTCTAATCAATAAGAAGAAGGTCGAGCTGAGGAGACAGCTAGAGGAAGACCTGTTAGAAACAGCAAAAGAAAACAATGAATTTGAGACATATTAA
- a CDS encoding AAA family ATPase → MAEFKDEVEAANALHKAYTQLTNEISKVIIGQEEVVKLLLTSIFCQGHSLLVGVPGLAKTLLIKTISSALHLDFNRIQFTPDLMPSDILGAETLDKDRNFKFIKGPIFSNIILADEINRTPPKTQAALLESMQEYAATVGGKKWELEKPFFVLATQNPIEQEGTYPLPEAQLDRFMFMVTLDYPSYESELDIVKQGTVPQDSVKPVLDAKEILAFQELIDKVPVADNVVEYAVNLVHKTRPTSERATDITKSYLEWGAGPRASQFLIKAARCNALLSGKYSPDIEDVKAIAEPVLKHRLVRNFKAEAEGMSMEKIIQELL, encoded by the coding sequence ATGGCTGAATTCAAAGATGAAGTAGAAGCTGCGAACGCCTTGCACAAGGCATATACCCAGCTCACAAATGAAATTTCTAAAGTTATTATTGGTCAGGAAGAAGTAGTCAAGCTGCTACTCACTTCCATTTTTTGTCAGGGACATTCGCTACTCGTGGGTGTACCGGGTTTGGCCAAAACGCTTTTGATCAAGACGATTTCGTCTGCGCTTCATCTGGATTTCAACCGGATACAGTTTACTCCAGACCTGATGCCTTCAGATATTTTGGGCGCTGAGACGCTGGACAAGGACAGAAACTTCAAGTTCATCAAAGGACCGATCTTTTCTAATATCATTTTGGCTGATGAGATCAACCGTACGCCTCCTAAAACCCAGGCTGCACTGCTCGAATCTATGCAGGAATATGCCGCCACAGTTGGTGGAAAGAAATGGGAACTGGAGAAGCCTTTCTTCGTACTGGCAACACAAAACCCAATCGAACAGGAAGGAACCTATCCACTACCCGAAGCACAGCTCGATCGCTTCATGTTTATGGTGACATTGGATTACCCTTCTTACGAATCTGAATTGGATATCGTCAAGCAAGGCACAGTCCCACAAGACAGTGTGAAACCTGTGTTAGATGCCAAGGAGATCCTGGCTTTTCAGGAGTTAATTGACAAGGTGCCTGTGGCTGATAATGTCGTAGAATATGCCGTAAATTTGGTACACAAGACACGTCCTACTTCAGAACGAGCTACAGACATCACTAAATCTTACTTAGAGTGGGGAGCTGGTCCGAGAGCCTCTCAATTCCTAATCAAAGCGGCACGCTGCAATGCTCTGCTAAGTGGCAAATACTCTCCGGATATCGAAGATGTAAAAGCCATTGCAGAGCCCGTATTGAAGCACCGTTTAGTGCGCAACTTCAAAGCAGAAGCGGAAGGGATGAGTATGGAGAAGATCATACAAGAACTTCTTTAA
- a CDS encoding iron-sulfur cluster repair di-iron protein encodes MQHKSIETLINENFVYAKVLDFFGVAFYESRNKTLEQVCAENRIEVSQLISVMENKKSKQAIDFLELKKYPVKLLIEYLKHSHQVFIKDSLPFLLKMVNRMEEGPYSELKEDLRMVLPMFIEDFIKHIYEEEDKFFAYVLEMDKCLNNQSYSSNQLIRHEDFSIQEFALHHSDSDDEMAGIRGITNSYSTDQIEDVQLKVILKELQAFDAKLKDHARIENDILFPKAMELEKASKSLFQKKVTLN; translated from the coding sequence ATGCAACACAAGTCAATCGAAACGCTTATCAATGAAAACTTTGTCTATGCCAAGGTGCTGGACTTTTTCGGAGTGGCCTTTTATGAATCCAGAAATAAGACCCTGGAGCAAGTCTGTGCAGAAAACAGAATAGAAGTCTCACAGCTGATTTCGGTGATGGAGAACAAAAAATCCAAGCAGGCCATTGACTTTTTGGAGTTGAAAAAATATCCGGTCAAATTGCTCATCGAATATTTGAAACACTCACATCAGGTATTCATCAAGGATTCTCTTCCTTTCTTACTCAAAATGGTCAATCGCATGGAAGAAGGCCCTTATTCTGAGCTGAAAGAAGATTTGAGAATGGTGCTACCGATGTTCATCGAGGACTTTATCAAACATATCTACGAAGAGGAAGACAAGTTCTTTGCCTATGTGCTGGAGATGGACAAATGTCTCAACAATCAGTCTTACTCTTCTAACCAACTGATTCGTCACGAAGATTTTTCGATTCAGGAATTTGCGCTGCACCATAGCGATTCAGACGATGAGATGGCAGGTATCCGTGGCATCACCAATAGCTACAGTACCGATCAGATCGAAGATGTACAGCTCAAGGTGATTCTGAAAGAGCTTCAGGCTTTTGATGCTAAGCTGAAGGATCATGCGAGAATAGAAAATGACATTCTTTTCCCTAAGGCAATGGAATTAGAAAAAGCCTCCAAGTCACTTTTTCAGAAAAAAGTGACGCTTAACTAA
- a CDS encoding peptidylprolyl isomerase, with protein sequence MLFTLGDQSYDLGTFEYYFLKNSERPSADSAQIKIEEYLDLYINFRLKVLEAKNRNMDQDPAFIEELEGYKSQLAEPYLTATQYNDSLVMEAYERKKFEVSAAHILLRVDENALPADTLQVYNRLLDIKSEIEDGLDFSIAAKKYSQDPSARMNSGNLGYFSSLQMVYPFENAAYDNPVGSLVGPIKTRFGYHLLKVIDKRPARGQIKVAHIMIRNQSDSLAEEVKKKIFSIYENLQSGADWNEQCKIYSEDKSSAPKGGELNWFGTGALVPEFENVAFALENKGDYSEPVQTRFGWHIIKLIDKKPLPPLEEIRQELEARIKRDSRSKESKKEVLATLKKSQDFTLDSAVYKQAMAGIDSTIKFAKWTYDSTSTLLDQSIFSLKGGTYSVEDFYKFVVEAQRSRSNADLADYKNQLYERFESQSIMDAELAYLEQNNQDFKLILDEYESGILLFNLMEEEVWQKALEDTTGLSAFFEQNQSNYQANEMLEVRKLSAQDSLTLVKASQNLDLSNSQLDSLFNSQEALALQVDDLKVEKGEIAFLDTNWELGNHYQKEGNFYTLWVVKEVLPTRPLALNEVRGLAISDYQSHLEKLWVASLKEIYPYELNKKVLKRFVKTFD encoded by the coding sequence ATGCTGTTTACACTGGGTGATCAATCCTACGATCTGGGTACCTTCGAATATTACTTCCTGAAAAACTCTGAAAGGCCCTCCGCTGACAGTGCACAGATCAAAATTGAAGAATACCTGGACCTTTATATCAACTTTAGACTAAAAGTTCTGGAGGCGAAAAACAGAAACATGGATCAGGATCCAGCCTTTATCGAGGAGCTGGAAGGATACAAATCTCAACTGGCCGAGCCTTATCTAACTGCTACCCAATACAACGATTCGTTGGTGATGGAAGCTTACGAAAGAAAGAAATTTGAAGTGTCTGCTGCTCACATACTCCTAAGGGTAGATGAAAATGCGCTGCCTGCCGACACGCTACAGGTTTACAATCGCTTACTGGACATCAAATCCGAAATCGAAGATGGCTTAGATTTTTCGATAGCTGCTAAGAAATATTCTCAAGACCCAAGTGCTCGCATGAATAGCGGAAACCTTGGCTACTTTAGCTCTCTTCAGATGGTTTACCCATTCGAAAATGCAGCATATGACAACCCAGTAGGGAGCTTAGTAGGTCCTATCAAAACCCGTTTTGGTTATCACCTCCTCAAAGTGATTGACAAAAGACCTGCCAGAGGCCAGATCAAAGTGGCCCACATCATGATCCGCAATCAATCTGACAGCCTAGCTGAAGAGGTGAAGAAAAAAATCTTTAGCATCTACGAAAACCTGCAATCAGGCGCTGACTGGAACGAACAATGTAAAATCTACTCAGAAGACAAAAGCTCAGCTCCAAAAGGAGGAGAACTGAACTGGTTCGGCACAGGCGCCTTAGTACCCGAGTTTGAAAATGTAGCATTCGCACTGGAAAACAAAGGAGATTATTCAGAACCTGTTCAAACCAGGTTTGGCTGGCACATCATCAAACTAATTGACAAAAAACCTCTACCTCCGCTCGAAGAAATCCGCCAGGAACTGGAGGCAAGAATCAAAAGAGACAGCCGTTCCAAAGAATCGAAAAAAGAAGTTCTGGCCACTCTCAAAAAATCACAGGACTTTACATTAGACTCAGCGGTTTACAAGCAGGCGATGGCAGGAATCGACTCTACCATCAAGTTCGCCAAATGGACCTATGATAGCACCTCCACCCTACTCGATCAATCAATCTTTTCCCTTAAAGGAGGCACTTATAGCGTAGAGGACTTTTACAAATTTGTAGTAGAGGCCCAGCGATCTCGTAGCAATGCTGACCTGGCTGACTATAAAAATCAGCTTTACGAACGCTTTGAATCTCAAAGCATCATGGATGCAGAATTGGCCTATCTCGAACAAAACAATCAGGATTTCAAACTGATTTTGGATGAGTACGAAAGCGGCATCTTATTATTCAATCTGATGGAAGAAGAAGTGTGGCAAAAAGCACTTGAAGACACGACAGGTCTTTCGGCCTTCTTCGAGCAAAATCAATCCAACTATCAGGCAAATGAAATGCTGGAGGTACGCAAACTATCCGCTCAAGATTCGCTAACGTTAGTAAAAGCCTCTCAAAATCTCGATCTCTCAAATTCCCAGTTGGATAGTCTATTCAATTCGCAAGAAGCTTTAGCTTTGCAGGTCGATGATTTAAAGGTCGAGAAAGGAGAAATTGCCTTTTTAGACACAAATTGGGAACTCGGAAACCACTATCAAAAAGAAGGCAATTTCTATACGCTTTGGGTGGTGAAAGAAGTTCTTCCTACTCGTCCTCTGGCATTGAATGAAGTGCGAGGGTTGGCGATTTCTGATTACCAAAGTCATCTAGAAAAATTATGGGTAGCGTCTTTGAAAGAAATATACCCATACGAATTGAACAAAAAAGTACTAAAACGATTTGTTAAAACTTTCGATTAA
- a CDS encoding ATP-binding protein has translation MREIRAFVSEVLLDIGLSEKEAHKIILAVDEVCANLIIHSNKCNASEKLELFVEDLGDNQISFEIIDHGKGFVYDKYQEPNLEEIIKTRKKGGLGIMLVRNIMDKVEFKIEKNRNICRMMKKF, from the coding sequence TTGAGGGAGATTCGAGCCTTTGTCTCGGAGGTACTCCTGGATATTGGTCTTTCTGAAAAAGAAGCGCATAAAATCATACTGGCTGTGGATGAGGTCTGTGCCAACCTGATCATCCACTCTAACAAATGCAATGCCTCCGAAAAACTAGAATTGTTTGTCGAAGATCTGGGAGACAATCAAATCTCATTCGAAATTATCGATCATGGCAAGGGGTTTGTATACGACAAGTATCAGGAGCCCAACCTGGAAGAAATCATCAAAACACGAAAAAAAGGCGGACTGGGCATCATGTTGGTTAGAAATATTATGGACAAAGTAGAGTTCAAAATAGAAAAGAATCGCAACATTTGCCGAATGATGAAGAAATTCTAA
- a CDS encoding STAS domain-containing protein → MVDIKKHIDEQTGYYDLKVSGEVDASSSIHLDEAITEAMNSSKHILVDLSDLDYISSAGLGVFMSNIQKIESESIHFVLFGMKEKVFEVFEILGLDQLLVIKNEKKEALEAVK, encoded by the coding sequence ATGGTAGACATAAAAAAACATATAGATGAGCAGACAGGCTACTACGATCTCAAAGTATCGGGAGAAGTAGACGCCTCCTCTTCCATTCATTTGGATGAGGCCATTACCGAAGCGATGAATAGCAGCAAGCACATTCTGGTTGACTTAAGTGATCTGGACTATATCTCTTCAGCAGGTTTGGGCGTATTTATGTCCAACATTCAAAAAATAGAATCCGAATCCATTCATTTTGTGCTTTTCGGCATGAAAGAAAAGGTTTTCGAAGTTTTCGAAATCCTGGGTCTGGATCAATTGTTAGTGATTAAAAACGAAAAAAAGGAAGCCCTGGAGGCCGTCAAGTAA
- a CDS encoding helix-turn-helix domain-containing protein: MRGYKEVKTDVPSINFWALEGDKVFHAVRGKTVLTEQFTLMRPHRLEHYVLRFMISGDGLAYIDHVPVPFKANWVMLGTPDQISWINFEGETEVEVITIAFNQRFIDLMGFPADITSTIQGVNSLLSSILDNTNGEHIRSYFDLILKEYKINEANLALLATLTKGLLLKMSLVCRPQKVLTKSKQNYANIYRSFMDDLAINFKMDHYVIDYVERLGISEKQLNRACKAMTKHSASYVIRERIDYEAKRLLFYSNNSVKHIAFYLGFKDPAHFNKFFRNINEMTPGQFRDGVH; encoded by the coding sequence ATGAGAGGTTATAAGGAGGTAAAAACCGATGTGCCGTCAATCAATTTTTGGGCACTCGAAGGCGATAAAGTATTTCATGCTGTTAGAGGAAAAACTGTGTTGACAGAACAGTTTACTCTAATGAGGCCTCATAGGTTAGAGCATTATGTCCTGAGGTTTATGATATCAGGAGATGGACTGGCCTATATTGATCATGTCCCTGTGCCATTTAAGGCTAATTGGGTTATGCTTGGAACACCGGATCAGATCTCCTGGATCAATTTTGAGGGAGAGACGGAAGTAGAGGTGATAACTATAGCTTTCAACCAAAGATTTATAGACCTAATGGGCTTTCCTGCCGATATTACTTCTACTATTCAGGGAGTAAATTCTTTGCTGAGCAGCATACTTGATAATACAAATGGGGAACATATTCGAAGCTATTTTGATTTGATCCTAAAAGAGTACAAAATCAATGAAGCCAACCTTGCTTTATTAGCAACTTTGACTAAGGGGCTGCTGTTGAAAATGAGCTTAGTTTGTCGGCCACAAAAGGTCTTAACGAAGAGCAAACAGAACTACGCAAACATCTACCGTAGTTTTATGGATGATCTTGCTATCAATTTTAAGATGGATCATTATGTCATAGACTATGTAGAGCGCTTAGGAATAAGTGAAAAGCAATTGAACAGAGCCTGCAAGGCCATGACCAAACATTCTGCCAGCTACGTGATTCGTGAGCGCATAGATTATGAGGCCAAGCGCTTACTTTTTTATAGTAATAATAGTGTCAAACATATTGCCTTCTACCTCGGCTTTAAGGATCCAGCTCACTTCAATAAATTTTTTAGAAATATAAATGAAATGACGCCTGGTCAATTTCGTGATGGGGTTCACTAA
- the ruvX gene encoding Holliday junction resolvase RuvX — protein sequence MGRILAIDYGKKRTGLAVTDPLKIIASPLDTVRTHDLIPFLTDYHQQEDIEQFVIGMPKDLMNKDTDSTASVRSFITLLQKKFPQHKIHQVDERFTSKMAKSAMLSGGMKKSDRRKKENVDKLSATIILQSFLESGI from the coding sequence ATGGGTAGAATACTGGCCATAGACTATGGCAAAAAACGGACGGGTCTGGCAGTGACAGACCCTCTCAAAATCATTGCTTCCCCACTAGACACAGTACGGACTCACGATCTGATTCCCTTCCTGACTGACTATCATCAGCAGGAGGATATCGAACAATTTGTGATCGGAATGCCCAAAGATCTGATGAATAAGGACACAGATAGCACGGCATCTGTACGGTCTTTTATAACTTTGCTGCAGAAAAAATTCCCCCAACACAAAATCCATCAGGTAGACGAGCGCTTTACCAGCAAAATGGCCAAAAGCGCGATGTTGAGTGGTGGAATGAAAAAAAGTGATAGGAGGAAAAAAGAGAACGTTGATAAATTGAGCGCGACCATAATTTTGCAGTCGTTTTTAGAGTCAGGTATATGA